A genomic stretch from Desulfotignum balticum DSM 7044 includes:
- a CDS encoding lysophospholipid acyltransferase family protein: protein MFKRLKFLIYTRAFIWFAYYLVKWYSRTFRLTVENEAVWKTLLHQGTPVLLCTWHQQFFAAIAYFETYAKYHPGLMISQSRDGDLISGVANRVGWHTPRGSSSRGGKSAMEAMIAHINTHQFGAHILDGPRGPAGKIKPGIIRMAHATGARLVPFYVTADRAWFFNSWDRFMVPKPFSRVRIVFEPEIVLEPTLGPDGFEQQRHDLEARFLPRLYQFQT from the coding sequence ATGTTCAAACGGTTGAAGTTTCTGATTTATACCCGGGCATTCATCTGGTTTGCCTATTATCTGGTCAAATGGTACAGCCGCACGTTTCGGCTCACAGTGGAAAACGAGGCCGTCTGGAAAACCCTGCTGCATCAAGGAACCCCTGTGCTGCTGTGTACCTGGCATCAGCAGTTTTTTGCCGCCATCGCCTATTTTGAAACCTATGCTAAATATCATCCGGGCCTGATGATTTCCCAAAGCCGGGACGGGGATCTGATTTCCGGGGTGGCCAACCGGGTGGGATGGCACACGCCCAGAGGCTCGTCGTCCCGGGGGGGGAAATCCGCCATGGAGGCCATGATCGCCCATATAAACACCCATCAGTTCGGCGCCCATATCCTGGACGGTCCCAGAGGACCTGCCGGAAAAATCAAGCCCGGCATCATTCGCATGGCCCATGCCACCGGTGCCCGGCTGGTGCCTTTTTATGTGACCGCAGACCGTGCCTGGTTTTTCAATTCCTGGGACCGGTTCATGGTGCCCAAACCTTTTTCCCGGGTGCGCATTGTTTTTGAACCCGAAATCGTGCTCGAACCCACCCTGGGACCGGATGGGTTCGAGCAGCAGCGTCATGATCTGGAAGCCCGGTTTTTGCCCCGGTTGTATCAATTTCAAACATAG
- a CDS encoding sodium:solute symporter family protein — protein sequence MDPKIWVWFFLVLYIIYCFWWGLKGFFSEKKASGYAIAGRSIPFIAFLMAATAASFSGWTFIGHPGAIWAAGLVYAYASFYVLTIPITGAFFAKRNWLMGKRYGFITPGDMFSYYYNNEAVRWLTVLAAILYSVFYSGLQLIAAAKLFYWTAGVPETIGLIFMAAIVWFYVVTGGLKASTWVGVLQFILLVGGIILLGFYTIRSPLFGGWSGFVASMGGIEEKYMKVPGLIHFGLGSGGWTAVMILTYMFALMGIQSSPAFTLWNFGILSPKPLAWQQVFMSTFVVGLALFFFTAFQGMGARILMEAGRLAPQVDGDVVPMLMTKFLPGPVLGLVFMGAIAAIHSTSAPYIGTGGTIIQRDVWWRYIKKQGGSHSEQIWTNRIFATILTVAAVVVSLTSTDAIVMIGGFATAFGTIMYLCLLGVHWGFRFPSVGVVLGLICAIIACFLTYYVWQYPLSIHTAGWGIFVGLAVAYLCRGLGIKDNEETIARQKEVREWLDSIDAPTEKGKRWRGYMKIVVPIWFFMAIGPGVLIGNSAISFAGFPPIWSWQIIWWILGIIMMWGLCFKAEMSTTSAEQIRRADEETMDVTKEADDM from the coding sequence ATGGATCCAAAAATATGGGTTTGGTTTTTTCTGGTACTGTACATCATCTACTGCTTCTGGTGGGGCCTGAAAGGATTTTTCAGTGAAAAAAAAGCTTCGGGTTATGCCATTGCCGGTCGCTCCATCCCGTTCATCGCATTTTTGATGGCTGCCACGGCTGCATCCTTTTCAGGATGGACCTTTATCGGGCATCCCGGTGCAATCTGGGCCGCCGGACTGGTATATGCCTATGCCTCTTTTTACGTACTCACCATTCCCATCACCGGGGCGTTTTTTGCCAAACGCAACTGGCTGATGGGCAAGCGCTACGGGTTTATCACACCGGGCGACATGTTCTCCTATTACTACAACAACGAAGCCGTGCGATGGCTGACCGTGCTGGCCGCAATTCTGTACTCCGTTTTCTATTCCGGGCTCCAGCTCATTGCCGCAGCCAAGCTGTTCTACTGGACTGCGGGTGTGCCTGAAACCATCGGCCTGATTTTCATGGCTGCCATCGTGTGGTTCTATGTGGTCACCGGCGGATTGAAAGCCTCCACATGGGTGGGGGTGTTGCAGTTCATTCTTCTGGTGGGCGGCATCATCCTGTTGGGATTTTACACCATCAGAAGCCCTCTTTTCGGCGGGTGGTCCGGGTTTGTGGCCTCCATGGGCGGAATTGAGGAAAAATACATGAAAGTACCGGGTCTGATTCACTTCGGCCTGGGCAGCGGCGGGTGGACTGCGGTGATGATCCTCACGTACATGTTCGCATTGATGGGGATCCAGTCATCTCCGGCATTCACCCTGTGGAACTTTGGTATTCTCTCTCCCAAGCCTTTGGCCTGGCAGCAGGTGTTCATGTCCACCTTTGTGGTGGGCCTGGCGTTGTTCTTTTTCACGGCATTTCAGGGCATGGGGGCCCGGATTCTCATGGAGGCCGGCCGTCTTGCGCCCCAGGTGGACGGGGACGTGGTGCCCATGCTCATGACCAAATTTCTGCCCGGCCCGGTCCTGGGCCTGGTGTTCATGGGGGCCATTGCGGCCATCCACTCGACATCAGCGCCCTACATCGGCACGGGCGGTACCATTATCCAGCGGGACGTGTGGTGGCGGTATATTAAAAAACAGGGCGGATCCCACTCCGAGCAGATCTGGACCAACCGGATCTTTGCCACCATCCTGACGGTAGCTGCGGTGGTGGTCTCTTTGACCTCCACGGATGCCATCGTCATGATCGGCGGATTTGCCACGGCATTCGGTACCATCATGTACCTGTGCCTCTTAGGGGTTCACTGGGGATTCAGATTCCCCAGCGTCGGTGTGGTCTTAGGCTTGATCTGCGCCATTATCGCCTGTTTTCTCACCTATTATGTGTGGCAGTATCCCTTGTCCATCCACACAGCCGGCTGGGGTATTTTCGTAGGACTGGCCGTGGCATACCTGTGCCGGGGTCTGGGTATCAAAGACAATGAAGAAACCATTGCCCGGCAAAAAGAGGTCAGGGAATGGCTCGACTCCATTGACGCTCCCACTGAAAAAGGCAAACGCTGGCGCGGGTACATGAAAATCGTCGTTCCCATCTGGTTTTTCATGGCCATCGGCCCCGGGGTGCTCATCGGTAACTCTGCCATCTCTTTTGCCGGGTTCCCGCCCATCTGGTCCTGGCAGATCATCTGGTGGATCCTGGGTATCATCATGATGTGGGGGCTTTGTTTTAAAGCGGAAATGTCCACCACCTCGGCCGAGCAGATCCGGCGGGCTGATGAGGAAACCATGGATGTGACCAAAGAAGCCGATGATATGTGA
- a CDS encoding 3'-5' exonuclease, whose product MTAAGIILMIFAGMALYIWFHLTPGQAETALLIIRKNLPALLTGGLLLSLVFWALSDLVYTNYIKPVRKISGNLALIYASNPSLRIPVKGNQDIQALARTINTFADTFEKLNQDIKTQMVEARKETDQERNLLAAIMGELPQGVIICNQNGRILLYNSLAKDIFTRTMVREKTEQFMGLGRSIFHLVDKDLISHAMEEINEQLALNENSAGSFFITPIGDHSLISVEAIPVLDKTNQITGFILAILDITRDVEKFRSMQRDLSDFHEYLEKQSTAEQKFLTLSDTIQNTYLSRLPLSRLNLAPFLFKIQKLTGRTHNIRINVHNLQRDERIMADTYSFTKAIVFLFRTLSDWTYAVEFDLSVTDASGRIQFDITWDGVPVDKPGLDSIIKTTINALPGFKSILTLNNARLNVPESGETHFSHIILSVKKSTERPATSHRTPVLAGSRPEFYDFNLFRATDRNQRLVDTRLTDLSYTVFDTETTGLNPEGGDEIISIGAVRIVNSRLLSDEIFEELVNPGRDIPVASYRIHGIHHEMVAEKDPIETVLPRFRQFVADTVLVGHNIAFDMKLLKLKEKTTRIRFTNPVLDTLLLSAVLHPVHEQHDMENIARRLGISMIGRHTALGDALTTAQIFLKLIPILNSNGILTLGDAIHASKNSYYARLKY is encoded by the coding sequence GTGACCGCTGCCGGTATCATCCTGATGATTTTTGCGGGCATGGCCCTGTATATCTGGTTTCACCTGACCCCGGGACAGGCGGAAACAGCTCTGCTCATCATCCGAAAAAACCTGCCTGCCCTGCTGACCGGGGGTCTGCTTTTGTCCCTGGTGTTCTGGGCATTATCCGACCTGGTATATACCAATTACATCAAACCGGTCAGAAAAATTTCCGGAAATCTGGCCTTAATTTATGCATCCAATCCGTCTTTGCGCATTCCGGTCAAAGGCAACCAGGATATTCAGGCCCTGGCCCGGACCATCAACACCTTTGCCGACACCTTTGAAAAATTGAATCAGGACATTAAAACCCAGATGGTGGAAGCCAGAAAAGAGACCGACCAGGAAAGAAATCTGCTGGCGGCCATCATGGGTGAACTGCCCCAGGGGGTGATCATCTGCAACCAGAACGGCCGGATCCTGTTGTACAATTCCCTGGCCAAAGATATCTTCACCCGCACCATGGTCCGGGAAAAAACAGAACAATTCATGGGCCTGGGCCGATCCATCTTTCATCTGGTGGACAAGGACCTGATTTCCCATGCCATGGAAGAAATCAATGAACAGCTGGCCTTAAATGAAAACAGTGCCGGCTCCTTTTTCATCACTCCCATCGGGGATCACAGTCTGATCAGCGTGGAAGCGATTCCCGTCCTGGATAAGACCAATCAGATCACCGGATTTATTCTGGCGATTCTTGATATTACCCGGGATGTCGAAAAATTCAGATCCATGCAGCGGGATCTGTCTGATTTCCACGAATATCTTGAAAAACAAAGTACTGCAGAACAAAAATTTCTAACTCTGTCCGATACAATCCAGAATACCTATCTTTCCCGCCTGCCCCTGTCCCGTCTTAACCTGGCGCCGTTTCTTTTTAAAATCCAGAAACTCACAGGACGGACCCATAATATCCGGATCAATGTGCACAACCTTCAAAGAGACGAACGGATCATGGCAGATACCTATTCTTTCACCAAAGCGATTGTATTTCTGTTCAGAACCCTGTCAGACTGGACTTATGCCGTTGAATTCGACCTGTCCGTCACCGATGCTTCCGGCCGGATACAGTTTGACATCACCTGGGATGGGGTTCCTGTGGACAAACCGGGCTTAGACTCCATCATAAAGACAACCATCAACGCCCTGCCCGGGTTTAAATCCATTCTAACGCTCAACAATGCCCGGCTCAATGTCCCGGAATCGGGCGAAACACACTTTTCCCACATTATTTTATCCGTGAAAAAATCCACAGAACGCCCTGCCACATCCCACCGGACACCGGTTTTGGCCGGTTCCCGGCCGGAATTTTACGATTTCAACCTGTTCCGGGCCACAGACAGAAACCAGCGTCTGGTGGATACCCGGTTAACGGATCTGTCCTATACCGTTTTTGACACGGAGACCACGGGATTGAACCCGGAAGGGGGAGACGAGATTATTTCCATCGGTGCAGTGAGAATTGTGAATAGCCGGCTTTTGTCTGATGAAATTTTTGAAGAACTGGTGAACCCCGGGCGGGATATCCCCGTGGCATCCTATCGGATTCACGGCATCCACCATGAAATGGTGGCGGAAAAAGATCCCATTGAAACGGTTTTGCCCCGGTTTCGGCAGTTTGTGGCCGACACCGTGCTGGTGGGCCACAATATCGCCTTTGACATGAAACTGCTCAAACTCAAAGAAAAGACCACCCGAATCCGGTTCACCAACCCGGTACTGGACACCCTGCTGTTGTCGGCGGTGCTGCATCCGGTCCATGAACAGCATGACATGGAAAATATTGCCCGCCGGCTGGGAATTTCCATGATCGGGCGACATACTGCTTTAGGGGATGCCCTGACCACGGCACAAATTTTTTTAAAACTGATCCCCATACTGAACAGCAACGGCATTCTGACTCTGGGAGACGCCATCCATGCGTCCAAAAATTCCTATTACGCCCGATTAAAATATTGA
- a CDS encoding pyridoxamine 5'-phosphate oxidase family protein, which produces MPSSQPKNRFQELIDAVWTMTLATSGETGPWSAPVYYLYREKRFYFFSSPASRHILEGDGRPCAASIFRVHERVDHLEGIQMSGVIHSQKPGIRTTSAAGAYARRFGIPVPGADFLTFFQNAFHARLYAFLPDQVYHMDNRKGFGNREMITL; this is translated from the coding sequence ATGCCCAGTAGTCAGCCAAAAAACCGGTTTCAGGAACTGATTGACGCGGTCTGGACCATGACCCTGGCAACGAGTGGGGAAACCGGCCCCTGGTCCGCACCGGTTTATTATCTTTACAGAGAAAAACGATTTTATTTTTTTTCCAGTCCCGCTTCCCGGCATATATTGGAAGGTGACGGCCGGCCGTGTGCGGCTTCGATTTTTCGCGTTCATGAACGTGTGGATCATCTGGAGGGAATTCAGATGAGCGGGGTCATTCACTCCCAGAAACCCGGCATCCGGACAACATCCGCAGCCGGGGCATATGCCCGGCGGTTTGGGATCCCCGTGCCCGGCGCGGATTTTCTGACGTTTTTTCAAAATGCATTCCATGCCCGTTTGTATGCGTTTTTACCGGATCAGGTGTATCACATGGATAACCGCAAAGGATTCGGAAACCGGGAGATGATTACTTTATGA
- a CDS encoding DUF294 nucleotidyltransferase-like domain-containing protein, translated as MKEDPSLSAFFNQPVSAIFRANIATCPLDTPVNQAAQKMSRSNASAILVKDDSRQIAGIVTDADLRTKVLAENLTSDTPVSKIMSSPVITISSDCLVFEAFLAMIGKDKRHLAVRGESGAVSGILTEKDLIAAQTKDSYLLLKTITAAKTMDELKNFHARMCRMLLDPIDNGIKPEVITRLITTFSDAILKKIMAFTLEEVGPAPCRFVFLTMGSEGREEQTLVSDQDNAIVYADPASDTESAAAAAYFSRLADRVCDRLDMAGYRFCEGNNMAKNPKWCQPLSVWKKYFHTWIRKAKPEDLLYSSIFFDFKGTYGDLTLSSQLKDHLFESIRGWSGFLRNMTENALYFRPPIGLFGKLKKATDGRHKNAFDIKYAMLPITDVTRVYALKNNIYQTHTLKRLFRLYTRHAITAKEYHNLVQCYDFLMKLRFRRQITNIMDEGTPPDNFINPDNLSSLDRHMLKEIFKTIENFQQKLNMEFTGVV; from the coding sequence ATGAAAGAAGACCCCTCCCTGTCGGCATTTTTCAACCAGCCCGTGTCCGCCATTTTCCGGGCCAACATCGCCACCTGCCCCTTGGACACGCCGGTGAATCAGGCGGCTCAGAAAATGAGCCGGTCCAATGCCTCTGCCATCCTGGTCAAGGATGATTCCCGGCAGATTGCCGGCATTGTCACGGATGCGGATCTGCGGACAAAGGTATTGGCAGAAAATCTGACATCTGATACCCCGGTGTCCAAAATCATGTCATCGCCCGTGATCACGATTTCATCCGATTGTCTGGTGTTTGAGGCGTTTCTGGCCATGATCGGCAAAGACAAGCGGCATCTGGCCGTGCGCGGAGAATCCGGGGCCGTCTCCGGTATCTTGACGGAAAAAGATTTGATCGCAGCCCAGACAAAAGACTCGTATCTGCTGCTTAAAACCATTACCGCAGCCAAAACCATGGACGAGCTGAAGAACTTTCACGCCCGAATGTGCCGCATGCTGCTGGATCCCATCGACAACGGAATAAAACCGGAAGTGATCACCCGGCTGATCACCACGTTTTCCGATGCCATCTTAAAAAAAATCATGGCCTTTACCCTGGAAGAGGTCGGACCCGCACCCTGCAGGTTCGTGTTTCTGACCATGGGATCCGAAGGCCGGGAGGAGCAGACCCTGGTGTCGGACCAGGACAACGCCATTGTGTATGCGGATCCTGCATCAGACACGGAGTCAGCGGCGGCTGCCGCCTATTTCAGCCGTCTGGCCGATCGGGTGTGCGACCGGCTGGACATGGCGGGATACCGGTTCTGTGAGGGAAACAACATGGCCAAAAACCCGAAGTGGTGCCAGCCCTTGTCTGTCTGGAAAAAATATTTTCACACCTGGATCCGCAAGGCCAAGCCGGAAGATCTGTTGTACTCCAGCATTTTTTTTGATTTCAAAGGCACATATGGGGACCTGACTTTATCTTCTCAGCTCAAGGATCATCTGTTTGAATCCATCCGGGGCTGGTCCGGTTTTCTAAGGAACATGACGGAAAACGCCCTGTATTTCCGGCCGCCCATCGGGTTGTTCGGCAAACTGAAAAAAGCCACGGACGGCCGGCACAAAAACGCATTTGATATCAAATATGCCATGCTGCCCATCACAGACGTCACCCGGGTGTATGCCCTGAAAAACAACATATACCAGACCCATACCCTGAAACGGCTGTTCCGGCTTTACACCCGACATGCCATCACGGCCAAAGAATACCACAACCTGGTCCAGTGTTATGATTTTTTAATGAAACTGCGGTTCCGCCGCCAGATCACCAACATCATGGACGAGGGAACGCCTCCGGACAATTTCATCAACCCGGACAATCTGTCTTCCCTGGACCGGCATATGCTCAAAGAAATTTTCAAAACCATTGAAAATTTTCAGCAGAAATTGAACATGGAGTTCACCGGGGTGGTATAA
- a CDS encoding UbiD family decarboxylase: MKFNNLNQCVSFLAQEKELIRIREPVDPHLDMAEITRRVFDAGGPALLFENVNGSPFPALSNLYGTWQRTLKIFEPQLEQVKALVDMTSDPMQAVRSLGRGFKAGMALARSLPLPVQKNRTLTQMTRIDQLPQITCWPGDGGAFLLLPQVFSLDPDSDSVLKSNLGMYRIQLSGNDYPPNEEIGLHYQLHRGIGVHHQKALEKNRPLKVSIFIGGPPAHALAAVMPLPEGMPEIAFAGALAGRNFRYFRHNGFVLSTDADFCITGWVMPHQTRPEGPFGDHLGYYSNVHEFPCIRVASVWHRPGAIFPFTVVGRPPREDSHFGRLIHEITRNAVAKALPGVTAVNAVDAAGVHPLLLAKARERYLPYDAPMPRELLTHAHAILGKGQLSLAKYLFICAHEDDPGLDVNDEKQFLMHVLERVDFSRDLHFVTCTTMDTLDYSGQQINQGSKLVMAAAGPVKRRLGPTLPVQFSLPDGFSHAVMAAPGIAVIQGLAFTSYPRARQQISPVKKYLETLGDASGLALVVVVDDARFCADTFDNFLWVTFLRSNPSHDIYGIKERTLHKHWGCQAPLVIDARIKPFHAALLEPDPEVALRVDRMACKGGPLFKIL; this comes from the coding sequence ATGAAATTCAATAACTTGAATCAATGTGTATCTTTTCTGGCTCAGGAAAAGGAGCTGATCCGCATCCGTGAACCCGTGGACCCGCATCTGGACATGGCAGAGATCACCCGGCGGGTGTTTGACGCAGGCGGACCAGCCCTTTTGTTTGAAAATGTCAACGGGTCGCCGTTTCCGGCCCTTTCCAACCTGTACGGCACCTGGCAGCGGACCCTGAAAATTTTTGAACCCCAGCTGGAACAGGTCAAGGCCCTGGTGGATATGACGTCTGACCCCATGCAGGCGGTCAGATCTTTGGGCCGGGGATTCAAGGCCGGTATGGCCCTGGCCCGGTCTTTGCCTTTGCCGGTTCAAAAAAACCGGACACTGACCCAGATGACCCGGATCGACCAGCTGCCCCAGATCACTTGCTGGCCGGGGGACGGCGGGGCATTTTTGCTGCTGCCCCAGGTGTTTTCTCTGGACCCGGATTCGGACTCCGTGCTGAAATCCAATCTGGGCATGTACCGGATTCAGTTGTCCGGCAACGATTATCCGCCCAATGAAGAAATAGGCCTGCACTATCAGCTGCACCGGGGCATTGGGGTTCATCATCAGAAAGCACTGGAAAAAAACAGGCCGTTGAAAGTGAGCATTTTTATCGGCGGGCCCCCGGCCCATGCCCTGGCAGCGGTCATGCCTCTGCCGGAAGGGATGCCCGAGATTGCCTTTGCCGGGGCTCTGGCCGGGCGCAATTTCAGATATTTTCGGCACAACGGGTTTGTACTGTCCACAGATGCGGATTTCTGTATCACCGGATGGGTGATGCCCCATCAGACCCGGCCGGAAGGCCCGTTCGGCGATCATCTGGGGTATTATTCCAATGTTCACGAATTTCCCTGTATCCGGGTGGCATCGGTGTGGCACCGGCCAGGCGCGATTTTTCCGTTTACCGTGGTGGGACGTCCCCCCAGAGAGGACAGTCATTTCGGCCGGCTCATCCATGAAATTACCCGGAATGCCGTGGCCAAAGCCCTGCCCGGTGTGACCGCGGTCAATGCCGTGGATGCGGCCGGTGTGCATCCGTTGCTTTTAGCCAAAGCCAGGGAACGATACCTGCCCTATGACGCGCCCATGCCAAGAGAACTGCTCACCCATGCCCATGCCATTTTAGGCAAAGGCCAGCTGTCTTTGGCCAAATACCTTTTCATCTGCGCCCATGAAGATGATCCCGGCCTGGATGTGAACGATGAAAAACAGTTTCTGATGCATGTGCTGGAACGGGTGGATTTTTCCAGAGACCTGCATTTTGTCACTTGCACCACCATGGATACCCTGGATTATTCGGGACAGCAGATCAACCAGGGATCCAAGCTGGTGATGGCCGCGGCCGGACCTGTTAAGCGACGTCTCGGCCCGACCCTGCCGGTTCAGTTTTCATTGCCGGACGGATTTTCCCATGCTGTGATGGCAGCCCCGGGAATTGCCGTTATCCAGGGGCTGGCGTTCACTTCCTATCCCAGGGCCAGACAGCAGATCAGTCCGGTGAAAAAATATCTGGAAACCCTGGGAGACGCATCCGGCCTGGCTTTAGTGGTGGTGGTGGATGATGCCCGGTTTTGCGCAGACACGTTTGATAATTTTTTGTGGGTGACGTTTCTGCGGTCCAACCCGTCCCATGACATTTACGGCATAAAGGAAAGAACCCTGCATAAGCACTGGGGGTGCCAGGCCCCGCTGGTCATTGACGCCCGCATCAAACCTTTTCATGCGGCCTTGCTGGAGCCGGACCCGGAAGTGGCTTTGCGGGTGGACCGGATGGCCTGTAAAGGCGGTCCGCTGTTCAAGATTCTGTGA
- a CDS encoding M48 family metalloprotease: protein MDDTIFQHQKDASLTRRQFLRLSAVLTAAGLLPVWGCAIDPVTGKSQLMMLTADQEVAIDRQQSPFQFSSDYGIVQDRALNQYINQVGKNLVPYTHRPDMPYNFQCVNATYINAYAFPGGSIAVTRGILLSLENEAELASLLGHELGHVNARHTAEQVSKSQLSSLFVSGLAMLADSQAKGLGNLTQQLGALGQGLYLAKYSRDNEREADYLGHEYMVRAGYGSQGFVGLMEMLNTLNKQQPSSAQMLFSTHPMSDERLAASVQRDQGPYSSSQAAPVYRERYMDQTVALRQQKKAIELMQEGEKYLAREKYDAAQTAFSSALKRANDDYAAHVLMAKCQLIQKKNAEAVSYAKAAMNLYPTEPQGHYVAGLAHVGTKQFDRALDNFTRCDQLLPGNPQLTFYKGYSRDKLGQRQAAANDYAAYLKMINYQSNQYSQYAFKRLKEWGYAQ from the coding sequence ATGGATGACACGATTTTTCAGCACCAGAAGGATGCATCGCTGACCCGGCGGCAGTTTCTGAGACTGTCCGCCGTCTTGACCGCAGCCGGTCTGCTTCCGGTCTGGGGGTGTGCCATAGACCCGGTGACCGGCAAATCCCAGCTGATGATGCTGACAGCGGACCAGGAGGTCGCCATTGACCGGCAGCAGTCACCGTTTCAGTTTTCATCGGATTACGGCATTGTTCAAGACCGCGCGTTGAACCAGTATATCAACCAGGTGGGCAAAAATCTGGTGCCCTATACCCACCGGCCGGATATGCCATACAATTTTCAATGTGTGAATGCCACGTATATCAATGCATATGCATTTCCCGGCGGGTCCATTGCCGTGACCCGCGGAATTCTGCTGAGCCTGGAAAATGAAGCCGAACTGGCATCCCTGCTGGGACATGAACTGGGCCATGTCAATGCCCGGCACACAGCGGAACAGGTATCCAAAAGTCAGCTGTCTTCCCTGTTCGTGAGCGGCCTGGCGATGCTGGCGGATTCCCAGGCCAAGGGACTGGGGAATCTGACCCAGCAGCTGGGGGCGTTGGGCCAGGGGCTGTATCTGGCCAAATACAGCCGGGACAATGAGCGGGAAGCCGATTATCTGGGACATGAATACATGGTCCGGGCCGGGTATGGATCCCAAGGATTTGTGGGATTGATGGAAATGCTCAACACCTTGAACAAACAGCAGCCTTCTTCCGCCCAGATGCTTTTTTCCACCCATCCCATGAGTGATGAACGCCTGGCTGCATCGGTGCAGCGGGATCAGGGACCTTATTCCAGCTCGCAAGCTGCACCCGTATACCGGGAACGGTACATGGATCAGACCGTGGCACTGCGGCAGCAGAAAAAAGCCATTGAATTGATGCAGGAAGGAGAAAAATACCTGGCCCGGGAAAAATATGATGCCGCCCAAACCGCTTTTTCATCAGCCCTGAAACGGGCGAATGATGATTATGCGGCCCATGTGCTCATGGCCAAATGCCAGCTGATTCAGAAGAAAAATGCCGAGGCCGTATCCTATGCAAAAGCGGCCATGAACCTATATCCCACAGAACCCCAGGGACATTATGTGGCCGGCCTGGCCCATGTGGGGACAAAGCAGTTCGACCGGGCCCTGGACAATTTTACCCGGTGCGACCAGTTGCTGCCGGGCAATCCCCAGCTGACCTTTTACAAGGGATATTCCCGGGACAAACTGGGACAGCGGCAGGCCGCAGCCAATGATTATGCTGCATACCTGAAAATGATCAATTATCAGTCCAATCAATATTCCCAGTATGCGTTCAAGCGGCTGAAAGAATGGGGATATGCCCAGTAG